One Thiocapsa sp. genomic window carries:
- a CDS encoding DEAD/DEAH box helicase, with protein MHAGPDQTNDLDPFTLDHDQLHALATADRVRDGLRHYRDNRVAELQLDGVYLRADVEDEEREEIVALELSYDGDGNLVCLCDCGTPSNQPCVHALAALFARSARGAAEGELLGAVEGAIDERIKRGRTEVRVENLSGDPAFGAWSAHSLVSSTHVPVSYRVHIRSLEQRANYCTCPDFATNQLGTCKHIEAVLHRIAKGRDAKRLQALGPPSPFVYLDWEGDPAPQIRLHRAMQRPDNPSDPELIALLDTHFDDAGAYRRRLPEDFLRLADALAGRADIDLGEDALGFARRLAEQAAQRQRARDIGEAIRASGGRLPGVTARLYPYQVEGVAFLAANGRALLADDMGLGKTLQAIAAAAWLHRHAEVERILVICPASLKQQWAREIRKFTGREARVIQGPVATRAAQYRGSSGFLIVNYELILRDGSVIAETLRPDLVILDEAQRIKNWRTKIAAAVKRIPSRYAFVLSGTPLENRLEDLYSLMQVVDQKVLGPLWRYLVDFHVTDERGKVLGYRNLSELRRRLAPVMLRRDRQLVRDQLPDRIESRLDIPLDACQQELHDAGIRAAGILAQIAKRRPLTPGESNRLMAHLQQARMACDAAGLVDKETVGSPKLDELVNLLDELCLQSGLKAVVFSQWEQMTRMVEERVRALGLGCIRLHGGVPTAKRGDLIDRFNEDDACQVFISTDAGGVGLNLQTASVLVNLDIPWNPAVLDQRIARVHRLGQTRKVQIILLVAAESYECRVLELVQGKRNLFDNVVDQDATEDVVGVSRKLVEVLAEDLAGLPGVPKTANEAPGEQVEEATSEEPASEQPDADLTASSDIDSSAGEPTPSDDAQTDGTPVERAEPIPLADATRDAEMEESIRHAIEAVQNAFGTRIERILGSGGGLLVVLDRVDAEADRLAAAISDRIPVALIDPRTLSGLRRLGDASPIARARPLVEPTEEQRSPQEPRLLSRAREKLRGAEVLIQQACPAPAMDLLLGALLACAAVRAEQETPPTPRHAGIWLYSEALPKGILTQDEAGLLMRALALSQGAETVPDALLRDLAADVARFVAETG; from the coding sequence ATGCACGCCGGCCCAGACCAGACCAACGACCTCGATCCCTTCACCCTCGATCACGATCAGCTCCACGCCCTGGCCACCGCCGATCGGGTGCGTGACGGCTTGCGCCATTACAGAGACAACCGCGTCGCGGAGTTGCAGCTGGACGGTGTCTACCTGCGTGCCGACGTCGAAGACGAGGAACGTGAAGAGATCGTCGCGCTCGAGCTGAGTTACGACGGCGACGGCAATCTGGTCTGTCTGTGCGACTGCGGCACGCCCTCGAACCAACCCTGCGTCCATGCGCTGGCCGCACTCTTTGCCCGCTCGGCACGCGGTGCAGCCGAGGGCGAGCTGCTCGGCGCGGTGGAAGGCGCGATCGACGAGCGCATCAAGCGCGGACGCACCGAGGTCCGGGTCGAGAATCTCTCGGGCGATCCGGCCTTCGGTGCCTGGAGCGCGCACTCGCTCGTCTCCTCCACCCATGTCCCGGTCAGCTACCGGGTGCATATTCGCTCGCTGGAGCAGCGCGCCAACTATTGCACCTGCCCGGATTTCGCGACCAACCAACTGGGGACCTGCAAACACATCGAGGCGGTGCTGCACCGCATCGCCAAAGGCCGCGACGCCAAGCGTCTGCAGGCGCTCGGACCGCCCTCGCCCTTCGTGTATCTCGACTGGGAGGGCGACCCCGCGCCCCAGATCCGTCTCCATCGGGCGATGCAACGTCCGGACAACCCGTCCGATCCCGAGCTGATCGCGCTGCTGGATACGCATTTCGACGACGCGGGCGCCTACCGTCGGCGTCTGCCCGAAGACTTTCTGCGCCTGGCCGATGCCTTGGCCGGGCGGGCGGACATCGATCTGGGTGAAGACGCACTCGGCTTCGCTCGCCGCCTCGCCGAGCAGGCCGCCCAGCGGCAGCGTGCACGCGACATCGGCGAGGCGATTCGCGCCTCGGGCGGGCGCCTGCCGGGCGTGACCGCGCGGCTCTATCCCTACCAGGTCGAGGGCGTGGCCTTTCTGGCCGCCAACGGGCGCGCGCTGCTGGCCGACGACATGGGTCTCGGCAAGACGCTCCAAGCCATCGCGGCGGCCGCCTGGCTGCATCGCCATGCCGAGGTCGAGCGGATCCTGGTGATCTGTCCGGCATCGCTCAAACAGCAGTGGGCACGCGAGATCCGCAAATTCACCGGTCGGGAGGCGCGGGTGATCCAGGGACCGGTCGCCACGCGGGCGGCCCAGTACCGAGGCAGCAGCGGCTTCCTGATCGTCAACTACGAGCTGATCCTGCGCGACGGCAGTGTCATCGCGGAGACCCTTCGGCCGGACCTGGTGATCCTCGACGAGGCGCAACGCATCAAGAACTGGCGCACCAAGATCGCCGCGGCGGTCAAGCGCATCCCCTCGCGCTACGCCTTCGTGCTGAGCGGCACGCCGCTGGAGAACCGGCTCGAAGACCTCTACAGCCTGATGCAGGTGGTCGACCAGAAGGTGCTCGGCCCGCTCTGGCGCTATCTGGTGGACTTCCACGTCACGGACGAGCGCGGCAAGGTGCTCGGCTACCGCAACCTCTCCGAGCTGCGGCGTCGGCTCGCGCCCGTCATGCTGCGCCGCGACCGCCAACTGGTGCGCGACCAGCTCCCGGATCGCATCGAGAGCCGTCTGGACATCCCGCTCGACGCCTGCCAGCAAGAGCTGCACGACGCCGGTATCCGGGCCGCGGGCATCCTGGCGCAGATCGCCAAACGTCGTCCCCTGACACCGGGCGAGTCGAACCGGCTCATGGCCCATCTGCAGCAAGCACGCATGGCCTGCGACGCCGCCGGTCTGGTCGACAAGGAGACCGTGGGATCGCCCAAGCTCGACGAGCTGGTGAACCTGCTCGACGAGCTCTGTCTGCAATCCGGACTCAAGGCCGTGGTCTTCTCCCAATGGGAGCAGATGACCCGAATGGTGGAGGAGCGCGTGCGCGCGCTGGGACTCGGCTGCATCCGCCTGCACGGCGGTGTGCCGACGGCCAAACGCGGCGATCTGATCGATCGCTTCAACGAGGACGACGCCTGTCAGGTCTTCATCTCGACCGATGCAGGCGGGGTCGGACTCAATCTGCAGACGGCATCGGTCCTGGTCAATCTGGACATCCCCTGGAACCCGGCGGTGCTGGATCAACGGATCGCCCGGGTGCACCGTCTCGGGCAGACCCGCAAGGTCCAGATCATCCTGCTGGTCGCCGCCGAGTCCTACGAGTGCCGCGTCCTCGAGCTGGTCCAGGGCAAGCGCAACCTCTTCGACAACGTGGTCGATCAAGACGCCACGGAAGATGTCGTCGGGGTCTCGCGCAAGCTGGTGGAGGTGCTTGCGGAGGATCTCGCCGGATTGCCCGGTGTACCCAAGACGGCCAACGAGGCGCCGGGCGAGCAGGTCGAGGAAGCAACTTCGGAAGAGCCGGCATCCGAACAGCCAGACGCCGACCTGACGGCGAGCTCGGACATCGACTCGAGCGCCGGGGAGCCGACGCCGAGCGACGACGCGCAGACCGACGGCACACCGGTGGAGCGAGCAGAGCCCATCCCGCTCGCCGATGCGACGCGAGATGCGGAGATGGAGGAGTCGATCCGCCATGCCATCGAGGCCGTCCAGAACGCATTCGGCACCCGGATCGAGCGGATCCTCGGCTCCGGCGGCGGACTGCTGGTGGTCCTGGATCGCGTGGATGCCGAGGCCGACCGGCTCGCCGCCGCAATCTCCGATCGAATCCCGGTCGCCCTGATCGACCCGCGGACACTGAGCGGACTGCGGCGGCTCGGGGACGCCTCTCCGATCGCGCGGGCCCGTCCGCTCGTCGAGCCAACGGAAGAGCAGCGCAGCCCCCAAGAGCCACGGCTCTTGTCCCGGGCGCGGGAGAAGCTCCGCGGCGCCGAGGTCCTGATCCAACAGGCCTGCCCCGCCCCGGCCATGGACCTGCTGCTCGGCGCCTTACTCGCCTGCGCTGCCGTGCGCGCCGAGCAAGAGACCCCGCCGACACCCCGACACGCCGGGATCTGGCTCTACAGCGAGGCCCTGCCGAAAGGCATCCTGACCCAAGACGAAGCGGGTCTGCTCATGCGCGCGCTCGCCCTGTCGCAAGGCGCGGAGACGGTTCCGGACGCGCTGCTCCGAGAC
- a CDS encoding hemolysin III family protein: MYAGERFNSISHLVGAVLALIGVAVLVTFAGMQGGALRIVSFSVYGATLFLLYLFSTLYHSLRGRAKQVFKVLDHVAIYLLIAGTYTPFSLLVLKGQTGWWMFGAIWTLAGIGVLIDSIPHGKRRILPMIIYLTMGWLIVFALEPLVASLPPAGFWGLVAGGLFYTFGVVFYALDSRFSWSHGVWHLFVLAGSISHYLTILIFL; encoded by the coding sequence ATGTACGCAGGCGAACGCTTCAACAGCATCTCCCACCTGGTCGGCGCGGTCCTCGCGCTGATCGGCGTGGCCGTGCTCGTGACCTTCGCCGGGATGCAGGGCGGTGCGCTGCGCATCGTCAGCTTCAGCGTCTACGGGGCCACGCTCTTTCTGCTCTACCTCTTCTCGACCCTGTATCACAGCCTACGGGGCCGAGCAAAACAGGTCTTCAAGGTCCTCGACCATGTGGCCATCTACCTGCTCATCGCCGGCACCTACACCCCGTTCAGCTTGCTGGTGCTGAAGGGGCAGACGGGCTGGTGGATGTTCGGCGCCATCTGGACCCTCGCCGGCATCGGCGTCCTGATCGACAGCATCCCGCATGGGAAACGGCGAATCCTGCCGATGATCATCTATCTCACCATGGGGTGGCTGATCGTCTTCGCCCTCGAGCCTTTGGTGGCAAGCCTACCCCCGGCAGGTTTTTGGGGACTCGTTGCCGGCGGTCTCTTCTACACCTTCGGCGTCGTCTTCTACGCACTCGACAGCCGTTTCTCCTGGTCGCACGGCGTCTGGCACCTCTTCGTGCTCGCGGGCAGCATCAGTCACTATCTGACGATCCTGATCTTTCTCTGA
- the pbpG gene encoding D-alanyl-D-alanine endopeptidase produces MPPSPLSPINPLNTLYLPPRQGHAFKDIGRILLSALMLAGLILCSDAFAASQQQGSGTSGPKINSASALIVDEQGNRIYGKNTREVKPIASVTKLMTAMVVLDSGVSLDAPITINEADRDTLRHSRSRLRIGQATLSRREMLMVALMSSDNRAAAALARTSPGGTPQFVAAMNRKAQALGMHDTSFADSSGLDNRNRSTAEDLVKMVRASARYPLIRETTSRGEMTVHPFADKSTLAYRNTNPLVRNPEWHVEVSKTGFINESGHCLVMQTRINGRRLYVVFLDAVGKLTPVGDSNRLRHWLADGQRIAGN; encoded by the coding sequence ATGCCCCCATCGCCGTTGTCGCCGATCAACCCACTCAACACGCTCTATCTGCCGCCCCGGCAGGGTCACGCGTTCAAAGACATCGGCCGGATACTTTTGTCGGCGCTGATGCTTGCCGGCCTGATCCTCTGCAGCGATGCCTTCGCCGCGAGTCAGCAACAGGGCTCCGGCACCTCCGGTCCGAAGATCAATTCCGCGAGCGCCCTGATCGTGGACGAGCAGGGCAACCGGATCTACGGCAAGAACACCCGCGAGGTGAAACCCATCGCCTCCGTCACAAAGCTGATGACGGCGATGGTGGTTTTGGACTCCGGCGTCTCTCTGGATGCGCCCATCACCATCAACGAGGCCGATCGCGACACCCTGCGCCACAGCCGTTCGCGCCTGCGCATCGGCCAGGCGACCTTATCGCGCCGCGAGATGCTGATGGTCGCGCTCATGTCCTCGGACAACCGTGCGGCTGCCGCCCTGGCGCGCACCTCGCCGGGCGGGACCCCGCAATTCGTCGCGGCCATGAACCGCAAGGCCCAAGCACTCGGGATGCACGACACCTCCTTTGCCGACAGCAGCGGGCTGGACAACCGCAACCGCTCCACGGCCGAGGACCTGGTCAAGATGGTCCGCGCGTCCGCCCGGTACCCCTTGATCCGCGAGACCACCTCGCGCGGCGAGATGACGGTGCACCCCTTCGCCGACAAGAGCACCTTGGCGTATCGCAACACCAATCCGTTGGTGCGCAACCCGGAATGGCATGTCGAGGTGAGCAAGACCGGGTTCATCAACGAGTCCGGCCATTGCCTGGTGATGCAAACCCGGATCAACGGGCGTCGACTCTATGTCGTCTTCCTGGATGCGGTCGGCAAGCTCACGCCCGTGGGCGACTCGAACCGACTGCGCCACTGGCTCGCCGACGGACAACGCATCGCCGGGAATTGA
- a CDS encoding GTPase, translating into MLMRNPWTQWSDRWRGLREALLEPRVDDASLGAALREARARHPLPVVWLIGKTQSGKTSIIRALTGSGLAEIGNGFQPCTATTRLYDFPAEAPLVRFLDTRGLGEVAYDASADIHYCESQAHLLLAVMKATDIRQDDVLEVLRQVRGRHPEWPLVIAQTGLHDAYPPDGEHPMPYPFEDADWPDAVPLDLVRALRAQRDRFGALPGEIPVRWVPIDLTLPEDGFDPPDYGLDALWQAIDGVSSLRLQALLRSDAGVRDAYARSAHPHIVGYAIAAAGVGALPLVDLVGVPAIQAKMLQSLAALYGQDWDRRAILEFLGLLGTGIGVAYAARSAGRAVVKLIPVWGQTAGAVWGATASGATTYALGKAAGFHFNRRRRGLPADAEGLRRTFAEGFDRGATLLKDLVKSDRP; encoded by the coding sequence ATGCTTATGCGAAATCCCTGGACACAGTGGTCGGATCGCTGGCGCGGCTTGCGCGAGGCGCTGCTCGAGCCGCGGGTCGACGACGCCAGCCTCGGTGCGGCTTTGCGCGAGGCCCGTGCGCGTCACCCCCTTCCGGTGGTCTGGCTGATCGGCAAAACCCAGTCCGGAAAGACCTCCATCATTCGGGCGCTGACCGGGAGCGGCCTCGCCGAGATCGGCAACGGTTTCCAGCCCTGTACGGCGACCACGCGCCTCTACGACTTTCCGGCGGAGGCACCCCTAGTGCGCTTCCTCGATACCCGCGGACTCGGGGAGGTCGCCTATGACGCGAGCGCCGACATCCACTACTGCGAGTCGCAGGCGCACCTCCTGTTGGCCGTGATGAAGGCGACCGACATCCGCCAGGACGATGTCTTGGAGGTGCTGCGCCAAGTGCGCGGACGCCACCCGGAATGGCCCTTGGTGATTGCACAGACCGGACTGCACGATGCCTATCCGCCGGACGGCGAGCATCCCATGCCCTATCCCTTCGAGGACGCCGACTGGCCGGACGCCGTCCCGCTCGACCTCGTCCGCGCACTGCGGGCGCAACGCGATCGCTTCGGCGCGCTGCCGGGCGAGATCCCGGTGCGCTGGGTCCCGATCGATCTCACCCTCCCGGAGGACGGATTCGACCCGCCGGACTACGGCCTGGATGCCTTGTGGCAGGCGATCGACGGGGTCTCGTCGCTGCGTCTTCAAGCCCTGCTGCGCAGCGATGCCGGGGTGCGCGACGCCTATGCCCGATCCGCCCATCCGCACATCGTCGGCTATGCGATTGCCGCGGCCGGTGTCGGTGCGCTTCCCTTGGTGGATCTGGTCGGCGTGCCGGCGATCCAGGCAAAGATGCTGCAAAGTCTCGCCGCGCTCTACGGCCAGGATTGGGATCGTCGCGCCATCCTCGAGTTTCTGGGTCTGCTCGGAACCGGCATTGGTGTGGCCTATGCCGCGCGCAGCGCCGGCCGGGCTGTGGTCAAGCTGATCCCGGTGTGGGGCCAAACGGCCGGCGCCGTCTGGGGCGCGACCGCCAGCGGTGCGACGACCTACGCGCTCGGCAAGGCCGCCGGGTTTCACTTCAATCGCCGCCGCCGGGGGCTGCCCGCGGATGCCGAGGGGTTGCGCCGCACCTTCGCCGAAGGATTCGACCGCGGCGCTACCTTGCTCAAAGACCTGGTGAAGTCGGATCGGCCATGA
- a CDS encoding GTPase domain-containing protein, with protein MKKLLSRIDRLRLLALLLWAVPVAALLPLGLLWLWQIEAMRYWLVALVLFSAAGYGLQAWLHRHERRLLLAAETEPDPDWPPAADVAWALVEDLAAQTKPEDWPIGEGDRLGVLGQQTLERVARHFHPDVGEPLLELTVPHTLLIVERASRDLRETITDHIPFSHRLTVGSLMRAYRWKPFADRLLGLYRAGQWVVNPAHAFLTEALSQLRGRGYALAQDELYGWILREYVRKVGAYAIELYSGRLLLSDDAPEARPTTTSERDLRASDASDEPGGEPLRILVLGRSNAGKSSLINALFGQLRVATDLLPDTTKMLTPYRLVHEGLDLALIYDTPGSDAMDEQTLRTAAGDADMILWVSAADRPDRHADRETLDSLRAAFAEWLTRRPPPVLVALSHIDRLRPVREWLPPYDLAEPKSLKAESILAAVEVVATDLAIPIASVIPVCLAGGRVYNVDDVLWAAILDRLDAAQRSRLLRCQDARKREENWSLVRRQLANAGRFLLELPNRGTGGRNRR; from the coding sequence ATGAAGAAACTCCTCAGCCGCATCGATCGCCTGCGCCTTCTCGCACTTCTGCTGTGGGCGGTTCCCGTTGCGGCGCTCTTGCCGCTGGGTCTGCTCTGGCTGTGGCAGATCGAGGCGATGCGCTACTGGCTGGTCGCGCTCGTCCTCTTCAGTGCGGCCGGGTATGGCCTGCAGGCTTGGCTGCATCGGCATGAGCGCCGGTTGCTCCTCGCTGCGGAGACCGAACCGGACCCCGATTGGCCACCGGCGGCCGACGTCGCCTGGGCGCTGGTCGAGGACCTGGCCGCGCAGACCAAACCCGAGGACTGGCCGATCGGCGAGGGCGACCGGCTCGGGGTCTTGGGCCAGCAGACGCTCGAGCGTGTCGCGCGGCATTTTCATCCGGATGTGGGCGAGCCCTTGTTGGAGCTGACGGTGCCGCACACGCTCCTGATCGTCGAGCGGGCGAGCCGCGATCTGCGCGAGACCATCACTGACCATATCCCCTTCAGCCACCGGCTCACCGTCGGCTCGCTGATGCGCGCCTATCGCTGGAAGCCCTTTGCGGATCGCTTGCTGGGGCTGTATCGCGCCGGACAGTGGGTCGTGAATCCGGCCCACGCGTTTTTGACCGAGGCATTGTCGCAGCTGCGCGGTCGCGGCTACGCACTGGCGCAGGACGAGCTCTATGGCTGGATCCTGAGGGAGTACGTGCGTAAGGTCGGCGCCTATGCGATCGAGCTCTACAGCGGGCGGCTCCTGCTCTCGGATGATGCTCCCGAGGCCCGCCCCACCACGACATCCGAGCGTGATCTCCGTGCGTCCGACGCGTCCGACGAGCCGGGCGGCGAGCCCTTGCGGATCCTCGTTTTGGGTCGCTCGAACGCCGGCAAGTCCAGTCTGATCAACGCCCTGTTCGGCCAACTGCGCGTGGCGACCGATCTGCTTCCCGACACGACGAAGATGCTCACACCCTATCGTCTGGTGCACGAAGGTCTCGATCTCGCGCTGATCTACGACACGCCGGGATCCGACGCGATGGACGAGCAGACCTTGCGCACGGCAGCGGGCGACGCCGATATGATCCTCTGGGTCAGTGCCGCCGATCGTCCCGACCGTCACGCCGACCGCGAGACCCTGGACAGCTTGCGAGCCGCCTTCGCCGAGTGGCTGACCCGCCGTCCGCCGCCGGTGCTCGTGGCACTCAGTCATATCGACCGTCTGCGCCCGGTGCGCGAGTGGCTGCCGCCCTATGACCTGGCCGAGCCGAAAAGTCTGAAGGCGGAGAGCATCCTTGCCGCCGTGGAGGTGGTCGCGACGGATCTCGCGATCCCCATCGCGAGCGTCATCCCGGTCTGTCTCGCCGGCGGGAGGGTCTACAACGTCGACGACGTCCTGTGGGCAGCCATCCTCGATCGGCTCGACGCCGCCCAACGCTCGCGTCTGCTGCGCTGTCAAGACGCGCGCAAACGCGAGGAAAACTGGTCGCTGGTGCGCAGACAACTGGCCAACGCCGGGCGCTTCCTGCTCGAGCTGCCCAATCGAGGCACGGGCGGGCGCAACCGACGATAG